A region of Candidatus Roizmanbacteria bacterium DNA encodes the following proteins:
- a CDS encoding sortase, with protein sequence MNINGNTVTVIKIGDGPACQDISHLEGTYGLSGPSATPTPTHTPTDTPIPSNTPTNTPEPSPTYTPTPIRETPTPTPTKDEEEGPSPTPTNTPTPEEEEGNTPTPTKTPAPTNTPTQGPTNTPGPGPTNTPGPSPTNTPGPTNTPAPETSNPVVQGVTRTSTAQILSAEDNFNPIVLGLKRSFGGQVLGASTFPKTGAEDSVEEKLPSGNVEIENTTLTIPAIGVNRPVYQGGKLGDMLVVGDKEILKAEDFQNVYYGHNTPETLGAISYLSYGDSIIVQEKGSVSVYKVTYKQYINGYAEMDRYVNDNKLTLISCALQNQDIRVIITAEKVN encoded by the coding sequence GTGAATATCAACGGCAATACTGTTACGGTAATAAAAATTGGAGATGGACCTGCGTGCCAAGATATCTCTCATCTTGAAGGAACATACGGTTTGAGCGGTCCGAGCGCGACCCCCACTCCAACCCATACACCGACGGACACACCCATTCCGTCAAATACGCCTACTAATACTCCTGAGCCGAGTCCGACATATACACCGACTCCGATAAGAGAGACTCCGACACCTACTCCTACAAAAGATGAAGAAGAAGGGCCAAGTCCGACACCGACAAATACTCCCACTCCTGAAGAGGAAGAAGGAAATACTCCTACCCCGACCAAGACACCGGCACCTACCAATACGCCTACTCAAGGACCCACGAATACCCCCGGTCCGGGACCGACAAACACACCGGGACCAAGTCCCACAAACACCCCAGGACCGACAAATACGCCGGCACCTGAAACATCAAATCCTGTCGTACAGGGTGTGACACGAACAAGTACTGCACAGATTTTAAGTGCTGAAGACAACTTCAATCCGATCGTTCTCGGACTCAAAAGATCCTTCGGAGGACAAGTACTCGGTGCTTCAACGTTCCCGAAAACCGGAGCTGAAGATTCAGTTGAAGAAAAGCTTCCTTCAGGAAACGTTGAGATTGAGAATACCACACTGACAATTCCGGCAATCGGAGTAAACAGACCTGTTTATCAGGGAGGGAAACTGGGAGATATGCTGGTAGTCGGTGATAAAGAAATATTAAAAGCGGAAGATTTTCAAAATGTTTATTACGGTCACAATACCCCAGAAACACTCGGTGCAATCAGTTATCTGTCATACGGAGACAGTATCATTGTGCAGGAAAAGGGATCCGTTTCCGTTTATAAAGTAACTTACAAACAATACATCAACGGGTATGCCGAAATGGATCGGTATGTGAATGATAATAAACTTACTCTCATCTCCTGCGCACTTCAAAATCAGGATATCCGCGTTATCATTACCGCTGAAAAAGTAAACTAA
- a CDS encoding undecaprenyl-diphosphate phosphatase, with the protein MDLITIILLGIVEGLTEFLPVSSTFHLLWTSRILGIPETELVKLFTVFIQSGAILAVVLLYWKEVLSNWKLILKLIASFIPTAVMGFLMYDVIKNIFFESRLGTTIVFIAVGGIFLLIEYLINKKVIVTTSDIQKLNYKQAFVIGAFQALAIIPGVSRAGAVLIGMMLLGFKRSESAKYSFMLSVPTIMAASLFDFIEMREVVFAHPENIWILAGGSIVAFVSALVGVKWLIKYLQNHSLALFGWYRIVLGIILVLVTVFF; encoded by the coding sequence ATGGATCTCATTACGATCATTTTGCTAGGAATTGTTGAGGGACTGACGGAGTTTTTACCCGTATCTTCTACATTTCATTTGTTGTGGACATCCCGTATTCTTGGTATTCCCGAGACGGAGTTAGTGAAACTATTTACCGTGTTTATTCAGTCGGGGGCAATTCTTGCCGTCGTGTTGCTTTATTGGAAAGAGGTTCTTTCGAACTGGAAACTGATACTGAAATTAATAGCTTCCTTTATTCCGACTGCCGTTATGGGGTTTTTAATGTACGATGTGATCAAAAATATTTTTTTTGAGAGCAGATTGGGGACAACTATTGTATTTATAGCTGTCGGAGGAATATTTCTTTTGATAGAGTATTTGATCAACAAAAAAGTTATTGTCACAACGTCCGATATTCAAAAACTGAACTATAAGCAGGCTTTTGTGATCGGAGCGTTTCAGGCACTCGCCATTATCCCCGGAGTTTCCCGTGCCGGAGCTGTACTTATCGGTATGATGCTGCTGGGTTTCAAAAGAAGTGAGTCTGCGAAGTATTCATTCATGCTTTCCGTTCCGACCATTATGGCCGCATCACTCTTTGATTTTATTGAAATGCGAGAAGTAGTTTTTGCTCATCCCGAAAATATATGGATACTTGCCGGAGGCTCGATTGTGGCTTTTGTCAGTGCATTAGTTGGCGTGAAGTGGCTGATCAAATATCTTCAGAATCATTCCCTTGCACTTTTCGGGTGGTATCGCATTGTGCTTGGTATAATATTGGTGCTTGTTACTGTCTTTTTCTAA
- a CDS encoding glycosyltransferase yields the protein MKIALVHDQLQEFGGAERVLVALKEIFPEADVFTSFYNPESLGIHAKHFKNWKIVTSWAQNVPLFNRLYSPLRFLTPYIWEAFNFNGYDLVISSSGSYMCKGVITRPETKHICYIHHQPRYLYYYETAREWQKYWPIRVYGHLINHSLRIWDYLSSQRVDFFIANAQETKKRVQKYYRRDSDVVYPPVAISKNPPEFNPSEDDDYYITTSRLARAKHIDVLIRAANEGNFKLKIIGTGRDEEYLKSIAGPNVEFLSHVQDDTFKALYTHAKAFLFASVDEEFGIAPIEAMGYGVPVIAYASGGLKETVLEGKNGYLYEELNSKSLLKKIQNFEKLSDKKQIEMKKEARKSAEQYSIENFKKQILSFVKEKTS from the coding sequence ATGAAAATTGCATTAGTACACGATCAACTCCAGGAGTTCGGCGGTGCCGAACGGGTTCTTGTCGCTTTAAAAGAGATTTTCCCTGAAGCGGATGTGTTCACGTCTTTTTACAATCCTGAATCACTGGGCATTCATGCCAAACACTTCAAAAACTGGAAGATTGTCACCTCATGGGCTCAGAACGTACCGTTATTTAACCGGCTGTATTCGCCGCTTCGTTTCCTGACGCCATATATCTGGGAAGCATTCAACTTCAACGGATATGATCTTGTTATTTCCTCTTCAGGATCATATATGTGCAAAGGTGTGATCACCAGACCGGAGACAAAACATATTTGTTATATTCATCATCAGCCACGCTATTTGTATTACTATGAGACGGCACGCGAATGGCAGAAGTATTGGCCGATACGTGTATACGGACATTTGATCAATCACAGTCTACGGATCTGGGATTATTTGTCTTCACAACGAGTCGATTTCTTCATCGCCAATGCCCAAGAGACAAAAAAACGGGTGCAGAAATATTATCGACGTGATTCAGATGTCGTTTATCCTCCTGTAGCTATCTCAAAAAATCCGCCAGAATTCAATCCATCAGAAGATGATGATTATTACATCACGACCTCACGACTAGCTCGGGCAAAACATATTGATGTCCTTATCAGAGCGGCAAATGAAGGAAATTTTAAATTAAAGATTATCGGGACCGGGCGGGATGAAGAATATCTGAAAAGCATCGCCGGACCGAATGTCGAATTTTTATCACACGTACAGGATGATACGTTCAAAGCACTGTATACCCATGCAAAAGCATTTCTTTTTGCTTCAGTTGATGAGGAATTCGGTATCGCGCCAATTGAAGCTATGGGATACGGTGTTCCCGTCATAGCATATGCATCCGGAGGACTCAAAGAAACCGTTCTGGAAGGAAAAAACGGATATCTGTATGAAGAGCTGAATTCAAAGAGTTTGTTGAAAAAAATTCAAAATTTTGAGAAACTCTCTGACAAAAAGCAGATCGAAATGAAAAAAGAAGCAAGAAAATCAGCAGAACAATACTCTATTGAGAATTTTAAGAAACAAATATTGTCATTCGTGAAAGAAAAAACTTCTTAG
- the mutM gene encoding bifunctional DNA-formamidopyrimidine glycosylase/DNA-(apurinic or apyrimidinic site) lyase has protein sequence MPELPEIETIRLYLHKHLIGKTINGTEIREHKMFHGDPNDIFDTTIIDTQRKGKILTLKLEKNNDILYLSFHLKLSGQILYAQHKEKAQFSHKIPLANSDRMPAKTTRVIFFFTDNSALFFNDLRKFGWAKVSDKPKQPQGEDVLSERFTSAYLDKALSHTKRPVKTVLLDQEIIAGIGNIYANDALWESLIYPARPSNTLSKQEKTVLYQAIKKVVGEGITYKGSSAKDELYVLPDGTAGGYQHHFRVYHRQGQECKRCKTLIETMKIGGRGTFYCPHCQT, from the coding sequence ATGCCCGAACTTCCAGAAATTGAAACAATTCGCTTGTACCTACACAAACACCTTATCGGTAAAACGATTAATGGTACGGAAATCCGTGAACACAAAATGTTTCATGGCGACCCGAACGACATCTTCGATACTACGATCATTGACACTCAACGGAAAGGAAAAATTCTGACTCTTAAGCTGGAAAAAAATAACGATATTCTCTATCTGTCATTTCATCTCAAACTTTCGGGACAGATACTCTATGCGCAACATAAAGAAAAAGCTCAATTTTCTCATAAGATTCCTCTTGCAAATTCAGATAGAATGCCGGCCAAAACCACCCGCGTTATTTTCTTTTTTACTGATAATTCTGCTTTATTTTTCAATGATTTGAGAAAGTTCGGATGGGCGAAAGTTTCTGATAAACCCAAACAGCCGCAGGGTGAAGATGTACTTTCTGAGAGATTTACCTCTGCCTATTTGGACAAGGCATTGTCTCATACAAAAAGGCCTGTGAAAACAGTTCTTCTTGATCAGGAGATCATTGCAGGAATCGGTAATATTTATGCCAACGATGCCTTGTGGGAATCTCTCATCTATCCAGCCAGACCGTCAAATACCTTATCTAAACAAGAAAAAACCGTTTTATATCAGGCAATCAAAAAGGTTGTCGGAGAGGGAATAACATATAAAGGATCTTCTGCAAAAGATGAATTGTATGTCCTTCCTGACGGGACAGCAGGAGGCTATCAGCATCATTTCCGGGTATATCATCGCCAGGGACAGGAATGTAAACGCTGTAAAACACTCATAGAAACCATGAAAATCGGCGGCCGCGGGACATTTTATTGTCCCCATTGCCAGACCTAA
- a CDS encoding ABC transporter permease — translation MNKLIITIKSALFDFSRNKGRTFLTSLGILIGVMAVVLLTALGLGLRAYIEQQFESLGSNLITVVPGRVIQEGSFSAGSSSLGSIQFDEQDYQALSRIRYLKSVVPMYTRSFTVTGVDETTYAELYGTSADVFQTWNLKPEFGQIFKASDVEKRSKIVVIGSQVAEDLFGSGRKALGRDVKIENQSFQIIGVLESKGGGPAGRDFNNALYMPYKTAYVFNSDKKFIAFYLQAKSEEVVETAKREIERTMLKEYEEDDFSVLEPSDLIGAITSIFGMINMALVGIAAISLLVGGIGIMNIMYVTVTERIKEIGIRRALGARKNDILIQFLVESVILSLLGGVSGLLVSYFIVLLIQPYFPAYIDTMSVVLGLGVSSAIGIIFGVFPAKKAADLSPIEAIRYE, via the coding sequence ATGAACAAACTCATAATCACGATAAAATCAGCACTTTTTGATTTCTCAAGAAATAAAGGACGGACCTTTTTGACATCTCTTGGAATCTTAATCGGTGTGATGGCTGTTGTGCTTCTTACTGCATTGGGTCTCGGGCTTAGAGCATATATCGAGCAGCAATTTGAGTCTCTTGGAAGTAACTTAATTACAGTTGTCCCGGGTAGGGTTATCCAGGAGGGATCCTTTTCAGCAGGAAGCTCTTCTTTGGGATCAATACAATTTGATGAACAGGATTATCAAGCTCTTTCTAGAATTCGGTATTTAAAATCAGTAGTACCGATGTATACGCGCTCCTTTACGGTGACCGGGGTTGATGAGACAACGTACGCTGAATTGTATGGAACGAGTGCAGATGTATTTCAGACATGGAACTTGAAGCCCGAATTCGGTCAAATATTTAAAGCCAGTGATGTAGAAAAACGATCAAAAATTGTTGTTATCGGTAGTCAAGTAGCCGAGGATTTGTTCGGATCAGGTAGAAAGGCACTTGGACGCGATGTAAAAATTGAAAATCAGTCGTTTCAGATTATCGGAGTTTTGGAAAGCAAGGGTGGAGGACCGGCAGGAAGAGATTTTAACAACGCTTTGTATATGCCCTACAAAACTGCCTATGTCTTTAATTCCGATAAAAAATTTATTGCATTTTATCTTCAGGCAAAGTCAGAGGAAGTTGTTGAAACAGCAAAGCGGGAGATCGAAAGAACAATGCTTAAAGAATATGAAGAAGACGATTTTTCAGTTCTTGAGCCCAGTGATCTGATAGGTGCCATTACGTCAATCTTCGGTATGATCAATATGGCTCTTGTAGGTATCGCCGCGATCTCACTTCTGGTGGGAGGGATCGGGATTATGAACATAATGTATGTCACCGTCACCGAACGTATAAAAGAGATTGGAATTCGTAGGGCTCTTGGAGCAAGGAAAAATGATATTCTTATTCAATTCCTTGTCGAATCGGTAATCTTATCACTTCTTGGCGGAGTAAGCGGTCTTCTTGTTTCTTATTTCATTGTTTTGTTGATTCAACCGTACTTTCCTGCCTATATTGATACCATGTCTGTGGTCCTAGGACTTGGAGTATCATCTGCTATAGGTATTATTTTCGGTGTATTCCCTGCCAAAAAAGCTGCTGATCTTTCTCCGATTGAGGCAATACGGTACGAATAA
- a CDS encoding ABC transporter ATP-binding protein — MIKLQQVGKQYKIDRDVIFTALEDINLTIEKGEFTALLGPSGSGKSTLMHIIGLLDQPTSGTIEINGKDVSRLNDNQLSTLRNEFVGFVFQQFNLINKLTVLENVLLPTYYARKKLHFDPEKKAMEILERFGIASKAQSRPNRISGGQQQRVAIARSLIMEPDLILADEPTGNLDTKTGDEIMKLLKDLNRADNITVLIVTHEADVAAKTQRQIRIVDGKIV; from the coding sequence ATGATCAAACTTCAGCAAGTGGGTAAACAGTATAAGATAGACCGCGATGTTATTTTTACGGCTCTTGAAGATATAAATCTTACGATAGAAAAGGGTGAATTCACGGCACTTCTCGGTCCTTCCGGCTCAGGAAAATCTACGCTCATGCATATAATAGGATTATTGGATCAGCCGACTTCAGGAACTATTGAAATCAATGGCAAAGACGTATCCCGTCTTAATGATAATCAGCTCTCTACCCTTCGAAATGAGTTCGTCGGTTTTGTTTTTCAGCAGTTCAATCTAATCAATAAGCTTACTGTTCTTGAAAATGTCTTGTTGCCTACTTACTATGCCAGGAAGAAACTACATTTCGATCCTGAAAAGAAGGCAATGGAAATACTGGAGCGATTCGGTATTGCAAGCAAAGCACAATCCCGTCCGAATAGAATATCAGGAGGCCAACAGCAACGCGTCGCGATAGCGCGATCTCTTATTATGGAGCCTGATCTGATCCTGGCGGATGAACCGACAGGAAATCTTGACACGAAGACAGGTGATGAAATAATGAAACTCCTGAAAGATCTTAATAGAGCTGACAATATTACGGTACTTATTGTCACACATGAAGCTGATGTCGCTGCAAAAACCCAACGACAGATTAGGATTGTTGACGGAAAAATTGTATGA
- a CDS encoding efflux RND transporter periplasmic adaptor subunit, with protein MEKDETGKRSIGSRIPGILKNKWIIVIVIVGIIGGYFYNKSTSQASAQEATYTVTQGTLQDILNLSGFVDAEDKVDLHFQSGGRLSWVGVKEGDTVRKFDGIASLDTRQLEKTLQKYLNNYSKERRDFEQSNDDNEDEVLGLSQEIRTRAERTLENAQFDLDNSVLDVELQAIAKEYSFLYTPIDGIVTRVDTPNAGMNVSVTDTFQVINPDSIYFSISADQTEVVKLYEGMQGTITLDAYPDQEIVGTITDISFTPKTNESGTVYEAKMAFTPVSGSKYRLGMTGDVEFILEEVNNAVSIPFSIIEETDDGKTYVYKKVNGKKERVEITVGPEYDGQVQVLNGVYEGDVIYEIE; from the coding sequence ATGGAAAAAGATGAGACCGGTAAACGATCAATTGGTAGTCGTATTCCGGGAATATTGAAAAATAAATGGATTATAGTAATTGTTATTGTCGGTATTATCGGCGGCTATTTTTATAATAAAAGTACTTCTCAAGCATCAGCACAAGAAGCAACCTATACGGTAACACAAGGAACTCTGCAGGATATCTTGAATTTGTCGGGTTTTGTTGATGCCGAGGATAAAGTCGATTTACATTTCCAATCAGGAGGACGTCTTTCATGGGTAGGGGTAAAGGAAGGAGATACAGTCAGGAAATTTGACGGTATAGCATCTCTTGACACAAGGCAGCTTGAAAAAACGCTGCAGAAGTATCTCAATAACTATTCTAAAGAACGGCGTGATTTTGAACAATCAAATGACGACAACGAAGATGAGGTCCTCGGTTTATCCCAGGAAATCCGCACACGTGCGGAACGGACATTGGAGAATGCTCAGTTTGACCTGGATAATTCAGTACTTGATGTGGAATTGCAGGCTATTGCCAAGGAATATTCATTTTTATACACGCCGATTGACGGTATCGTGACCCGCGTGGATACTCCCAATGCTGGAATGAATGTGTCAGTAACAGATACCTTTCAGGTTATTAATCCTGACTCAATATATTTTTCAATCTCAGCAGATCAGACAGAGGTGGTCAAACTATATGAGGGGATGCAGGGAACAATTACTCTTGATGCATATCCCGATCAGGAAATAGTGGGCACCATTACAGATATTTCATTTACACCCAAAACCAATGAATCAGGAACGGTCTATGAAGCGAAAATGGCATTCACACCTGTTTCAGGATCAAAATACAGGCTCGGTATGACCGGAGATGTTGAATTTATTTTGGAAGAAGTCAACAATGCCGTATCAATTCCCTTTTCAATAATTGAAGAGACAGATGACGGGAAAACGTATGTGTATAAGAAAGTGAACGGAAAAAAAGAGCGTGTTGAAATAACAGTCGGTCCGGAATATGACGGCCAGGTCCAGGTTCTCAACGGTGTATACGAAGGGGATGTAATTTATGAGATTGAATAA
- a CDS encoding glycosyltransferase family 39 protein: protein MHKRIIYFTILTLIGIGAFLRLYDLSGFITFLGDQGRDALIVKRIVTFEHFPSIGAPSSVGMVYLGPFYYYLIAPFILLSNFDPVGLAYGVSFMSIAGMIISYLIVRKLVDERTAIPFLVFSVFSYASVYLSRFSWNPNLLPIFTFLTLFFFYQWLTTKKRIMSLLSGAFLSFSIQLHYLALFLFFPLFFVYIFHFFQEKKNKKLLTGLLPAVLSFTFFSSPLILFDLRHNFLNARNFIALFTEGKVESATPFINRLLQTIQQFFSHSLQINMNEPIALITFMVIIAAFVLLFKKTKSQFLLLHGLTFISFIVLFAFLESARHLHYFGPAYPSFYLIVSAAVSLIPTKLVRYGTLALIMALFVFFNAKQYAFLRKEPNSQIDYAKGIADSFKPHITSEPIQVVTIPFTESDGHYRYFLDLAGYDLLAHDSPEQAEELFVMCFTECNPTGDPQWQIAAFADKQLAGSWSIGDVTIYKIIHNKAK from the coding sequence ATGCATAAAAGAATCATCTATTTCACCATCCTGACTCTTATCGGTATCGGAGCCTTTTTGAGGCTGTATGATCTGTCAGGTTTTATCACCTTTCTGGGAGATCAGGGCAGGGATGCACTTATCGTAAAACGGATAGTCACGTTTGAACATTTTCCGTCAATCGGTGCGCCGAGTTCAGTCGGGATGGTGTACCTGGGACCGTTTTATTATTATCTGATCGCTCCGTTTATACTTCTTTCCAATTTCGATCCTGTCGGTCTTGCTTACGGCGTGTCGTTCATGTCTATAGCCGGAATGATTATCAGCTATCTGATTGTCAGAAAACTGGTCGATGAACGGACAGCAATTCCATTCCTTGTCTTTTCAGTTTTTTCCTATGCATCGGTTTACCTGTCCCGTTTTTCATGGAATCCGAATCTGCTTCCGATCTTTACGTTTCTGACATTATTTTTCTTTTATCAGTGGCTGACGACTAAAAAACGTATCATGAGTTTGCTTTCCGGAGCATTTCTTTCATTTTCAATCCAACTCCATTATTTAGCACTGTTCCTTTTTTTCCCTCTGTTTTTTGTTTACATCTTTCATTTTTTTCAAGAGAAAAAGAATAAAAAGCTGCTTACGGGTTTACTACCGGCGGTCCTTTCCTTTACTTTTTTCTCTTCACCGCTCATTCTTTTTGACCTGAGGCATAACTTTCTGAATGCCCGAAATTTCATTGCATTGTTCACCGAAGGGAAAGTCGAGTCAGCAACACCTTTCATAAATCGTTTGCTCCAGACAATTCAGCAGTTTTTTTCTCATAGTCTTCAGATCAATATGAATGAACCGATTGCACTGATTACTTTTATGGTAATTATTGCAGCTTTTGTCCTGCTTTTTAAAAAAACAAAATCGCAGTTCCTTTTGCTTCACGGGTTGACATTCATATCCTTTATCGTATTGTTTGCTTTTCTGGAAAGCGCCAGACATCTGCATTATTTCGGCCCTGCATACCCGAGTTTTTATCTGATAGTCAGTGCTGCAGTGTCCCTTATTCCTACAAAATTAGTCCGGTATGGAACTTTGGCATTAATTATGGCGTTGTTTGTATTCTTTAATGCAAAGCAGTACGCGTTTTTGCGGAAAGAGCCGAACAGTCAAATCGATTACGCAAAAGGTATTGCTGACTCATTCAAACCTCACATTACATCTGAGCCTATTCAGGTAGTGACAATTCCTTTTACCGAATCCGACGGACACTACAGATACTTTTTAGATCTGGCAGGATATGATCTGCTTGCTCACGATTCCCCAGAACAGGCTGAAGAATTATTCGTCATGTGTTTTACGGAATGTAATCCGACAGGAGATCCTCAGTGGCAGATTGCCGCTTTTGCCGACAAACAACTTGCAGGATCCTGGAGCATCGGCGATGTTACAATATATAAAATAATTCATAATAAAGCGAAATAA
- a CDS encoding glycosyltransferase: MKITLIVPCYNEEANIQKGVLDRIGNYTKDDSRFGEILIVDDGSSDKSVEIIKEKYEELFPKFRVIKNAHLGKAFAIIRGIEEAKGDTVMFSDIDLATPIEESEKLIEQAEKNFDIVIGSRSGHREGAPLTRKIMALGMIFIRNYIVGLHGIRDTQCGFKLFNTKAARHIISHLQVFKDRQKAEGSSVSAGFDLEFLFLAARLGYTIKEVPVMWRHVETKNVTFVKSSLEGLKDILSIKWYEILKKYPV, encoded by the coding sequence ATGAAAATAACCCTTATTGTCCCCTGTTACAACGAGGAGGCAAATATTCAAAAAGGCGTCCTTGACCGGATCGGTAATTACACGAAAGATGACAGCCGATTCGGAGAAATTCTTATTGTGGATGACGGATCAAGCGATAAATCTGTCGAAATTATCAAAGAAAAATACGAAGAATTATTTCCTAAGTTTCGGGTTATTAAAAATGCCCATTTGGGAAAAGCATTTGCGATAATCCGGGGTATTGAAGAGGCAAAAGGAGATACGGTCATGTTTTCGGATATCGATCTGGCAACCCCGATTGAGGAATCCGAAAAACTGATCGAACAGGCTGAAAAAAACTTTGATATCGTCATCGGTTCACGAAGCGGTCATCGCGAAGGTGCCCCTCTCACAAGAAAAATCATGGCTTTGGGAATGATTTTTATCAGAAATTACATTGTCGGCCTGCACGGAATTCGAGATACCCAGTGCGGATTCAAGCTTTTCAATACCAAAGCAGCACGCCATATCATTTCTCATCTACAGGTTTTTAAGGACAGACAAAAAGCCGAAGGCTCATCTGTATCTGCTGGATTTGATCTGGAATTTCTGTTTCTTGCTGCCAGACTCGGATACACGATTAAAGAAGTTCCTGTCATGTGGCGGCATGTTGAAACAAAAAATGTCACATTTGTGAAATCTTCTCTCGAAGGGTTAAAAGATATACTCTCAATCAAGTGGTATGAGATTCTCAAAAAGTATCCTGTCTAA
- a CDS encoding glycosyltransferase family 39 protein: MRFSKSILSNIVLPITLLIISAGIVFYQFPSLPQNIALDEVEFIKLARSLENAPYAPYSQLATGHATLYFYMLLASIRMFGETVFAVRFPSALFGVIDVLLLYGIFKLVFEERKKLPETVRTLMPFFLAFTFITMRWYFNFARFGFEASTVLFFELAGIYSLFLFRKTKSLWYVFWTGIAAGLAYNSYTPGRIFFILPLIFLIWEYGSLKQIRRNFDKPVLLFIIPFLLLIIPLNLYFTQHDDNRIYELFYLQNEQLSLQEKATYTWQNVTSLTGMFFVKGDMNGRHNYPGKPMLNPIQGILLVGGIIVSLYNWKKYHNSFFLLYFVLGMLPPMMTYPWENPNALRSVTVLPSVVYFIGQALVYITRFPLPKKWILLGIFVLLSFSAIYELRTYFVFQKLVFPEAFELNTNLIKPYLEGNYFLDPNKPRQTL; the protein is encoded by the coding sequence ATGAGATTCTCAAAAAGTATCCTGTCTAACATCGTACTTCCGATTACGCTGCTTATCATATCTGCAGGGATTGTCTTTTACCAATTTCCGTCTCTTCCTCAGAATATCGCTCTTGATGAAGTCGAGTTTATCAAGCTGGCCCGATCTCTGGAAAATGCTCCCTATGCCCCTTACAGTCAGCTAGCCACAGGTCATGCTACTTTGTATTTCTATATGCTTTTGGCATCAATCAGAATGTTCGGAGAAACCGTTTTTGCCGTCCGATTCCCGTCAGCTTTATTCGGAGTGATTGATGTATTACTTTTATACGGCATCTTCAAACTGGTATTTGAAGAACGGAAAAAACTGCCTGAAACGGTACGTACGCTGATGCCCTTTTTTCTTGCTTTTACATTCATCACTATGCGGTGGTACTTCAACTTTGCGCGTTTCGGATTTGAAGCCAGTACCGTACTTTTTTTTGAACTCGCCGGAATTTACTCTCTGTTTCTGTTCAGAAAAACAAAATCGTTATGGTATGTCTTCTGGACGGGCATTGCTGCCGGACTGGCATACAATTCGTACACCCCCGGCAGAATATTTTTTATCCTTCCCTTGATCTTTCTCATCTGGGAATACGGAAGTCTGAAGCAAATCCGCAGAAACTTCGACAAACCCGTACTTCTTTTTATAATACCCTTTCTCTTACTGATCATACCGCTCAATCTGTATTTCACTCAGCATGACGATAACCGAATCTATGAGCTCTTTTATTTGCAAAACGAGCAGCTTTCTCTTCAGGAAAAGGCAACCTACACCTGGCAAAATGTGACAAGTCTCACCGGTATGTTCTTTGTGAAGGGTGATATGAACGGTCGCCATAACTATCCGGGGAAACCCATGCTCAATCCGATTCAGGGAATCCTCCTTGTCGGCGGTATTATTGTCAGTTTGTACAACTGGAAAAAATACCATAACTCATTCTTTCTCCTGTATTTTGTGCTCGGTATGCTTCCGCCGATGATGACGTATCCGTGGGAAAACCCGAATGCTCTTCGATCGGTGACGGTACTCCCTTCTGTTGTGTATTTTATCGGACAGGCACTGGTTTATATAACCCGCTTTCCTCTACCGAAAAAGTGGATTTTATTGGGGATATTTGTTCTTTTGAGTTTTTCAGCAATTTATGAACTGCGAACGTATTTTGTATTTCAGAAACTCGTGTTTCCAGAAGCTTTTGAACTGAACACCAATCTTATTAAGCCGTATCTTGAAGGAAATTATTTTCTTGATCCGAATAAACCGAGACAGACGTTATGA